A single Schistocerca piceifrons isolate TAMUIC-IGC-003096 chromosome 6, iqSchPice1.1, whole genome shotgun sequence DNA region contains:
- the LOC124803186 gene encoding putative nuclease HARBI1 gives MFTSVDASWPGSVHDARIWRNSDVYRILRENQCNALILGDEGYFIASWLMTPFQNPETPDERAYNRLHSKERVIIERCFGQVKRRFPILQNKIRLAQTKIPSVIVACFVLHSVAKHVGDEDFEAPSDDDNNLPVLGEEEAANVHGTNRRREIVNVIRQL, from the coding sequence ATGTTTACGAGTGTTGATGCTTCCTGGCCAGGGTCTGTACATGACGCTAGGATATGGAGAAACTCCGATGTCTATCGTATACTGCGTGAGAACCAGTGCAACGCCCTAATTTTAGGAGACGAAGGATATTTCATTGCATCGTGGTTAATGACACCATTTCAAAATCCAGAAACACCTGATGAGAGGGCGTACAACAGACTTCACTCTAAGGAAAGGGTGATAATCGAACGGTGCTTTGGACAGGTGAAAAGGCGTTTCccaattctgcaaaataaaataaggcTTGCCCAAACAAAAATCCCCAGTGTGATAGTAGCCTGTTTTGTTCTGCACAGCGTAGCAAAACATGTAGGGGATGAGGATTTTGAGGCACCTAGTGATGACGACAACAATCTTCcagtactgggagaagaggaagcagcaaacgTACATGGAACAAATAGGAGACGGGAAATTGTAAATGTAATACGACAACTGTAA